The following is a genomic window from Chania multitudinisentens RB-25.
ACATTATACCGAGCTGAAATCGGTGATGGTGCGGTATTGATTGATATCCTTGGTTTTTCAAGGCGTAGCGCTGTTGGCCGCAACTTGAAATCCATTGGGTATCAGGTGTTAATCCTCATCAAAGCCGGAATTAAACAGTTCAATCACTGCCGCCAGGGCTTGCTGTTCTTCCGGCCCGCTGGCTTCAATTTCGATCTGGCGACCCTGAGCGGAATCAAGCATCAGCAGGGCGATCACACTGCTGGCTTCCGCCTCGGTGCCGCTGTCATTACGCAACAGCACCTCAGCATTAAAACTCTGTACCAACTCAAACAGCTTCA
Proteins encoded in this region:
- the npr gene encoding PTS phosphocarrier protein NPr, which translates into the protein MTVKQTVEIKNRLGMHARPAMKLFELVQSFNAEVLLRNDSGTEAEASSVIALLMLDSAQGRQIEIEASGPEEQQALAAVIELFNSGFDED